The Corallococcus macrosporus region GCATGCCCGGCGCCAGCTGCGCGCGGTCCGCGGGCGAGCCCGGGACGATGTCGGTGATGAGCGCGCCGGCGCGCTCGGTGAAGCCGGCCTGGGACGCGGTCCGCGCATCCAGGTCCTGCAGGGACACGCCCACGCGGCGCGAGCTGTCCTGCTCGTCGGAGACCTCCGGCTTCTTCTTGGACAGGCCCTCCAGGTCCGGCCGGGTGCCCATGGTGACCTTGGCGTCCTGCTTCTTTCCGTCGCGGTAGAGGCTCAGGGTCACCACGCTGCCGGGCTTCTTGAGCGCCACGGTGCGGGTGAGCTCGCTGTCGGAGCGCACGTTCTGCCCGTCCACCGCGACCACCACGTCATCCGGCTTGAGCCCCGCCTTCGCCGCGGGCGAGCCGGGGTTGATCTGCGTGAGGATGGCGCCCTCGTTCACCGGCAGCTTCAGCGCCTGCGCCAGGTCGCGGTTGAGGGGCTGGATGCCCACGCCCAGCCAGCCGCGCGTGACGGAGCCGCTCTTCTCCAGCTGCGGCAGCAGCGCCTTGATGAGGTTGCTGGGCACGGAGAAGCCGATGCCCGTGCCGCCGCCGACGATGGCGGTGTTGATGCCCACCACCTCGCCCTTCATGTTGAAGAGCGGGCCGCCGGAGTTGCCGGGGTTGATGGCCGCGTCCGTCTGGAGGAAGTCGTCGTACGCGCTGGCGCCAATCTCCCGGGCCCGCGCGGACAGGATGCCCACGCTCACGCTGGAGGCCAGGCCGAACGGGTTGCCGATGGCCAGCACCCAGTCCCCCACGCGCACCGCGTCCGAGTCCCCCAGCTTCACGGTGGGAAGCTGATCCACCTTCTCCTTGATCTTCACCACGGCCACGTCGGTGAGCGGGTCGCGCCCCACCACCTCGCCCGTGAACGAACGGCCGTCGTCCAGGCGGATGGTGATGGTGACCGCGTCCTCGATGACGTGGTTGTTGGTGAGCACTAGGCCCTTGGGGTCGATGATGAAGCCGGACCCGGCGCCCTGGCGGATCTGCTCGCGCTCGCTGCGGCCGCGGCCCCGCCCGTTGCCCCCGAAGAACTTGTCGAAGAGGGGGTTGTCCTCCATGCCCTCGGGCATCTCGGGACGGGCCTGCACGTCCACGTTCACCACGGCGGACTTCACGGACTCCACCAGCGGCGCCAGCGAGGCCAGCGACTGGGCCTCACGCGTGGCGGGCTGGAGGTTGCCGGCCTGACCGGAGACCGCCTGCTGCGTCTTGGGCGCGGACGGCGGCGGGGTGGCGGGCGCCTGCGCGAGGGCCAGCGTGGGCGACACCAGCACCAGCACGGCGGCCACGAGCTTGCGACGGAACGGAGGGAGCGTGTGGGTCATGGATTCCTCAACCTAAAGCGGAAACGAAGCCCCGCAACCGGAACGACCGCTTCCGGTGACGGAAGGTGAACCCCCAACCCGGCCGCCTGTTCCCGGGGCGCTCAACCGGGCCGGTAGACGCGGTAGTCCAGCTCGGGGAACAGGTTGTCCCGGGCCTCCACGTGGGAGAGCCAGGGCTCGTCGACGGTGCCGGCGCGCACCTGGTCGTGCAGGCGCAGGAAGCGCTGCAGGTGCTCCTTCGTGCGGCGCACGGCGTAGTCCACCATGGTGCCGGTCTTCATGATGAAGGCCCAGTCGGAGGACTGCGCGAGCAGCAGCTCGCGCGCGGCCTGGTTCAGGGCCCGGCGCTTGAGCGACGACGCGTCCGGGAAGTCCCGGGCCAGCTCCACCATCTGCCGCGCGGCGTGGTTCAGATGCCGGTAGATCCAGTCGTTGGTCCCGTCCAGCCACATGTTCGCGTAGCCACCCGCGCCCCAGGACGACATGGGCGGCGTGGCCACCTGGTTCTCCGGGTGCTCGCGCAGGTCGTCCAGCGGGCTGATGAGCTGGAAGCGGCTGGGGTTGCGCGCGGCCTGGCGGATGAGCGCGTCGATGAAGTGGGGCCCTTCGAACCACCAGTGGCCGAAGAGCTCGGCGTCGTACGGCGCGACGACCACGGGCTTGCGGCCGCCCATGCGTGACGCGAGGTACTCGAACTGGCGCTCACGGTTGAAGAGGAAGTTGCCCGCGTGGACCCAGGCGCGCTCGCGGGCGGCGGCCGGGTTGTAGGGCTGCTTGTCGTTCGTCTTGCCGGTGATGCGGAAGTACTTGAAGCCGGTGTTCTTGCGGTCGCCGGTGGGCTGGATGAAGGGCCGGATGTAGTCCAGGTCCAGGTCCCAGCCGATGTCCCGGTAGAACTCGCGGTAGACGGGGTCGCCCGGGTAGCCGTGCTCGGTGCTCCAGACCTGCTGGCTGCTCTCCGGGTCGCGGGCGAAGGCGGCGACGCCGGGCTCGGTGAAGATGGGCGCGTAGGGGCCGTGCAGCGGGCGGGGCGTGGCGTCGGTGAGCGCGTGCGTGTCGACGAAGAAGTAGCGGATGCGCTCGGCGGAGAGGACGCGCTCCAGACCCGGGTAGTAGCCGCACTCGGCCAGCCAGATGCCGGCGGGGTCGCGGCCGAAGTTCTGGCGGTAGTGGTTCGCCGCGACGGTGACCTGGGCGCGCACGGCCTCCGGCGTCTG contains the following coding sequences:
- a CDS encoding trypsin-like peptidase domain-containing protein — protein: MTHTLPPFRRKLVAAVLVLVSPTLALAQAPATPPPSAPKTQQAVSGQAGNLQPATREAQSLASLAPLVESVKSAVVNVDVQARPEMPEGMEDNPLFDKFFGGNGRGRGRSEREQIRQGAGSGFIIDPKGLVLTNNHVIEDAVTITIRLDDGRSFTGEVVGRDPLTDVAVVKIKEKVDQLPTVKLGDSDAVRVGDWVLAIGNPFGLASSVSVGILSARAREIGASAYDDFLQTDAAINPGNSGGPLFNMKGEVVGINTAIVGGGTGIGFSVPSNLIKALLPQLEKSGSVTRGWLGVGIQPLNRDLAQALKLPVNEGAILTQINPGSPAAKAGLKPDDVVVAVDGQNVRSDSELTRTVALKKPGSVVTLSLYRDGKKQDAKVTMGTRPDLEGLSKKKPEVSDEQDSSRRVGVSLQDLDARTASQAGFTERAGALITDIVPGSPADRAQLAPGMLVVEANRKPIASAKELAAVIRAAPAGSTLLLRVAGPGGGRLLRALKMP
- a CDS encoding glycoside hydrolase family 57 protein, giving the protein MSLGSLALVLHAHLPFVRHPEYEDFLEEDWLYEAISETYLPLLRVFDTLVEDRVPFRVTMTLSPTLVSMLNDDLLRERYARRLDLLCELGAREVHRTRDDATFHPLAVFHRDHFESLRLAYHNHYKRDLVAAFRRLQDSGHLDILTCNATHGFLPLMQQTPEAVRAQVTVAANHYRQNFGRDPAGIWLAECGYYPGLERVLSAERIRYFFVDTHALTDATPRPLHGPYAPIFTEPGVAAFARDPESSQQVWSTEHGYPGDPVYREFYRDIGWDLDLDYIRPFIQPTGDRKNTGFKYFRITGKTNDKQPYNPAAARERAWVHAGNFLFNRERQFEYLASRMGGRKPVVVAPYDAELFGHWWFEGPHFIDALIRQAARNPSRFQLISPLDDLREHPENQVATPPMSSWGAGGYANMWLDGTNDWIYRHLNHAARQMVELARDFPDASSLKRRALNQAARELLLAQSSDWAFIMKTGTMVDYAVRRTKEHLQRFLRLHDQVRAGTVDEPWLSHVEARDNLFPELDYRVYRPG